From Xenopus laevis strain J_2021 chromosome 7L, Xenopus_laevis_v10.1, whole genome shotgun sequence, one genomic window encodes:
- the mrpl51.L gene encoding 39S ribosomal protein L51, mitochondrial isoform X2 yields the protein MGTACCMWSVQKLLWGCRSLLPQGCRSFSLGNRDLRKVDFMPQPKNTDRWDNKRALYGVYDNIGILGDFKAHPRDLIIGPFWLRGWKGNELQRCIRKRQMVGPRMFYQDRENLTKRIRFLYKRFNRYGKHR from the exons ATGTGGAGTGTACAAAAGCTGCTATGGGGGTGCCGCTCCCTTTTGCCCCAAGGCTGCCGATCATTTTCACTTG gaaatcgGGATCTACGGAAAGTAGACTTTATGCCTCAACCCAAAAACACTGATCGTTGGGATAACAAGAGGGCACTATACGGAGTGTATGACAACATTGGGATTCTAG GTGACTTTAAGGCACACCCCCGTGATCTAATAATAGGCCCGTTCTGGCTGCGGGGCTGGAAAGGGAACGAACTGCAAAGATGCATTCGAAAGCGTCAAATGGTTGGGCCAAGAATGTTCTATCAAGACAGAGAAAATCTGACTAAGAGAATCCGCTTCCTGTACAAGAGATTTAACCGTTACGGCAAGCACCGCTAG
- the mrpl51.L gene encoding 39S ribosomal protein L51, mitochondrial isoform X3, translating to MSKMWSVQKLLWGCRSLLPQGCRSFSLGNRDLRKVDFMPQPKNTDRWDNKRALYGVYDNIGILGDFKAHPRDLIIGPFWLRGWKGNELQRCIRKRQMVGPRMFYQDRENLTKRIRFLYKRFNRYGKHR from the exons ATGTGGAGTGTACAAAAGCTGCTATGGGGGTGCCGCTCCCTTTTGCCCCAAGGCTGCCGATCATTTTCACTTG gaaatcgGGATCTACGGAAAGTAGACTTTATGCCTCAACCCAAAAACACTGATCGTTGGGATAACAAGAGGGCACTATACGGAGTGTATGACAACATTGGGATTCTAG GTGACTTTAAGGCACACCCCCGTGATCTAATAATAGGCCCGTTCTGGCTGCGGGGCTGGAAAGGGAACGAACTGCAAAGATGCATTCGAAAGCGTCAAATGGTTGGGCCAAGAATGTTCTATCAAGACAGAGAAAATCTGACTAAGAGAATCCGCTTCCTGTACAAGAGATTTAACCGTTACGGCAAGCACCGCTAG
- the mrpl51.L gene encoding 39S ribosomal protein L51, mitochondrial isoform X1: MWSVQKLLWGCRSLLPQGCRSFSLGNRDLRKVDFMPQPKNTDRWDNKRALYGVYDNIGILGDFKAHPRDLIIGPFWLRGWKGNELQRCIRKRQMVGPRMFYQDRENLTKRIRFLYKRFNRYGKHR; encoded by the exons ATGTGGAGTGTACAAAAGCTGCTATGGGGGTGCCGCTCCCTTTTGCCCCAAGGCTGCCGATCATTTTCACTTG gaaatcgGGATCTACGGAAAGTAGACTTTATGCCTCAACCCAAAAACACTGATCGTTGGGATAACAAGAGGGCACTATACGGAGTGTATGACAACATTGGGATTCTAG GTGACTTTAAGGCACACCCCCGTGATCTAATAATAGGCCCGTTCTGGCTGCGGGGCTGGAAAGGGAACGAACTGCAAAGATGCATTCGAAAGCGTCAAATGGTTGGGCCAAGAATGTTCTATCAAGACAGAGAAAATCTGACTAAGAGAATCCGCTTCCTGTACAAGAGATTTAACCGTTACGGCAAGCACCGCTAG